A stretch of Mytilus edulis chromosome 11, xbMytEdul2.2, whole genome shotgun sequence DNA encodes these proteins:
- the LOC139495883 gene encoding uncharacterized protein, whose amino-acid sequence MKNMRIILVLWSIFAWGNAGSCYYEHYESPFIHYNDYSVYEFCLTGCCGSTKIDGIKHCCKDAGAIIGIFLGAAGFLAFLLIICALCRRRHRSDAFVINGSNERGRLILPTTTATQYPSATDHKHYESQGRYNYQQTNTTTGYIYPPQTGNTNIYSHQITPNAPAYQN is encoded by the exons atgaaaaatatGAGGATAATTTTAGTGCTATGGTCAATCTTCG CTTGGGGTAATGCAGGATCGTGCTATTATGAACATTATGAATCACCTTTTATTCACTACAACGATTACTCGGTTTATGAGTTCTGCCTTACTGGTTGTTGTGGTTCAACGAAAATAGATGGCATAAAACATTGCTGTAAGGATGCAGGAGCCATTATAGGAATATTTCTTGGTGCAGCAGGATTTCTTGCCTTTCTACTTATAATTTGTGCCCTGTGTAGAAGAAGACATCGGAGTGATGCATTCGTAATAA ACGGATCCAATGAACGAGGCAGGCTTATTCTACCAACTACAACAGCCACACAGTATCCTTCAGCAACTGACCATAAACATTATGAAAGTCAAGGACGGTACAATTACCAGCAAACAAACACAACAACTGGGTATATATATCCGCCACAAACAGGAAATACAAACATATACTCACATCAAATCACTCCTAATGCGCCTGCGTACCAGAACTGA